Proteins co-encoded in one Sulfuricaulis limicola genomic window:
- a CDS encoding efflux RND transporter permease subunit, which translates to MIAHIIRWSISNRFLVLLLTAFLVAWGIFSIARTPLDAIPDLSDVQVIIQTSYPGQAPQVVEDQVTYPLTTAMLSVPGATTVRGFSQFGESFVYVLFKDGTDLYWARSRVLEYLSQVLPRLPRGASPALGPDATGVGWVYEYALIDRSGRHDLAQLRTLQDWFLKYELRTVPGVAEVATVGGMVKQYQVIVDPVKLRAYRLTLMDLQRAIEKANQETGGSVIEMAEAEYMVRVRGYLQAKSELRAVPLGVTSSGAPIQLKDVAEIRLGPEMRRGIADLNGEGEVAGGIIVMRHGENALATINAVKARIEALKGSLPEGVEIVPTYDRSAVIKNAVNNLTGTLIEEFIVVAVVCLVFLFHLRSSLVVVVTLPIGILVSFIIMKHQGINANIMSLGGIAIAIGAMVDAAIVMIENVHKHLEKQPVTDANRWDIVRTATEELGAPLFYSLLIIALSFIPVFALEAQEGRLFAPLAYTKTYAMAAAAALSITLVPVLMGYFIRGHIRGEQENPVNRGLIRAYRPMLDWVLARPKLVLWGAVFLVVLGVVPVTQLGSEFMPDMDEGDILYMPTTLPSLASGKAQQLLQQTDRILKTFPEVQSVFGKSGRAETATDPAPLSMFETTIQLKPRSEWRPGMTTRKLTEEMLAAVNFPGLSNALLPPIKTRIDMLTTGIRTPVGVKVSGPSLVTIDTIGREIESVLRDLPGTVSVYSERVTAARYVDIRIDRHRAARFGMNIADIQDTVATAVGGMKITDTIEGRERYPVNLRYPQDIRDSIPRLQALPLITMSGLQIALSEVADVRVVDGPDMIRSENARLSGWTYIDIRDRDIGSYVADARRTVQEKVKLPPGYSLHWTGQFEYMQRAVERLEVVIPFTLAIILLLLYLNFRNGMEVLIVIATLPLALVGGFWLLYFLGYNLSVAVAVGFIALGGVAVEIGVVMLAYLDQALKRREAERHAAGRKLSVSDVREAVIEGALLRVRPVTMTKVAIIAALLPILWSDGTGSEAMQRIAAPMVGGMLSVAVLTLAVIPAAYFLWQAWRVGKAVKQN; encoded by the coding sequence ATGATCGCCCATATCATCCGCTGGTCCATCAGTAACCGTTTCCTGGTGCTGTTGCTGACCGCGTTTCTGGTCGCCTGGGGAATCTTCTCGATCGCGCGCACGCCGCTGGATGCGATCCCCGATCTTTCCGACGTGCAAGTCATCATCCAGACCAGCTATCCCGGCCAGGCGCCGCAGGTGGTGGAAGACCAGGTGACCTATCCGCTCACCACCGCCATGCTGTCGGTGCCGGGCGCCACCACCGTGCGCGGTTTTTCCCAGTTCGGCGAATCCTTCGTCTACGTGCTGTTCAAGGACGGCACCGATCTTTACTGGGCGCGCTCGCGCGTGCTCGAGTACCTGAGCCAGGTGCTGCCGCGACTGCCGCGCGGGGCCAGCCCCGCGCTCGGCCCGGACGCCACCGGGGTCGGCTGGGTGTACGAATACGCGCTGATCGATCGCAGCGGCAGGCACGATCTGGCGCAACTGCGCACGCTGCAGGACTGGTTTCTCAAGTACGAGCTGCGCACGGTCCCGGGCGTGGCCGAGGTCGCCACCGTGGGCGGCATGGTGAAGCAGTACCAGGTCATCGTGGACCCGGTGAAGCTGCGCGCCTACCGGCTCACGCTCATGGATTTGCAGCGCGCCATTGAAAAGGCCAACCAGGAAACCGGCGGATCGGTCATCGAAATGGCCGAGGCCGAGTACATGGTGCGCGTGCGCGGCTATTTGCAGGCGAAAAGCGAGCTGCGCGCCGTGCCGCTGGGCGTGACCTCCAGCGGCGCGCCGATCCAGCTCAAAGACGTCGCCGAGATCCGTCTCGGCCCCGAGATGCGCCGCGGCATCGCCGACCTGAACGGCGAGGGTGAAGTGGCCGGCGGCATCATCGTCATGCGTCATGGCGAAAACGCGCTGGCCACGATCAACGCCGTCAAGGCCAGGATCGAGGCCCTCAAGGGCAGCCTGCCGGAAGGCGTGGAGATCGTGCCGACCTATGACCGCTCGGCGGTCATCAAGAACGCCGTCAACAACCTCACCGGAACGCTGATCGAGGAATTCATCGTCGTGGCCGTCGTGTGCCTGGTGTTCCTGTTCCACCTGCGTTCCTCGCTGGTGGTCGTGGTCACGCTGCCCATCGGCATTCTCGTCAGCTTCATCATCATGAAACATCAGGGCATTAACGCCAACATCATGTCGCTCGGCGGCATCGCCATCGCCATCGGCGCCATGGTGGACGCCGCCATCGTCATGATCGAGAACGTGCACAAGCACCTGGAGAAGCAGCCGGTGACCGACGCGAACCGCTGGGACATCGTGCGCACCGCGACCGAGGAACTCGGGGCGCCGCTGTTTTATTCGCTGCTCATCATCGCCCTGAGCTTCATTCCGGTGTTCGCCCTCGAGGCCCAGGAAGGGCGGCTGTTCGCGCCGCTGGCCTACACCAAGACCTATGCCATGGCCGCCGCCGCGGCGCTGTCGATCACGCTGGTGCCGGTGCTCATGGGTTATTTCATCCGCGGCCATATCCGCGGCGAACAGGAAAATCCGGTCAACCGCGGGCTGATCCGTGCCTACCGGCCGATGCTGGACTGGGTGCTGGCACGGCCCAAGCTGGTGCTGTGGGGCGCGGTGTTTCTGGTGGTGCTGGGCGTGGTTCCGGTGACCCAGCTCGGCTCCGAGTTCATGCCGGACATGGATGAGGGCGATATTTTATACATGCCCACCACCCTGCCCAGCCTGGCCTCCGGCAAGGCGCAGCAGCTCCTCCAGCAAACCGACCGCATACTCAAGACCTTTCCCGAGGTGCAAAGCGTATTCGGCAAAAGCGGCCGTGCGGAAACCGCGACCGATCCGGCGCCGCTGTCCATGTTCGAAACCACGATCCAGCTGAAGCCGCGTTCCGAATGGCGGCCGGGCATGACGACCCGGAAACTCACCGAGGAAATGCTGGCGGCCGTCAATTTCCCGGGCCTGTCGAATGCCTTGCTGCCGCCGATCAAGACGCGCATCGACATGCTCACCACCGGCATCCGCACGCCCGTCGGCGTCAAGGTTTCCGGTCCTTCGCTGGTCACCATCGACACCATCGGCCGGGAAATCGAATCCGTGCTGCGCGACCTGCCCGGCACGGTGTCGGTCTATTCCGAGCGCGTCACGGCGGCGCGCTACGTGGACATCCGCATCGACCGCCACCGCGCCGCGCGCTTCGGCATGAACATCGCCGACATCCAGGATACCGTGGCCACCGCCGTGGGCGGCATGAAAATCACCGACACCATCGAGGGGCGCGAACGCTACCCGGTGAACCTCCGCTACCCGCAGGACATTCGCGACTCGATACCCCGGCTGCAGGCGCTGCCGCTGATCACCATGAGCGGCCTGCAGATCGCGCTGTCGGAAGTGGCGGACGTCCGGGTCGTGGACGGCCCGGACATGATCCGCAGCGAAAACGCGCGCCTGTCCGGCTGGACCTACATCGACATCCGCGACCGCGACATCGGTTCCTACGTTGCCGACGCCCGGCGCACGGTGCAGGAGAAAGTGAAGCTGCCACCGGGCTATTCGCTGCACTGGACCGGCCAGTTCGAGTACATGCAGCGCGCCGTCGAACGCCTCGAGGTCGTCATCCCGTTCACGCTGGCCATTATCCTGCTGTTGCTCTATCTCAATTTCCGCAACGGCATGGAGGTACTGATCGTGATCGCCACCCTGCCGCTGGCGCTGGTGGGCGGTTTCTGGCTGCTGTATTTCCTGGGCTACAACCTGTCAGTCGCGGTCGCGGTCGGATTCATCGCGCTAGGCGGCGTGGCGGTGGAGATCGGCGTGGTGATGCTGGCCTACCTCGACCAGGCGCTCAAGCGGCGCGAGGCCGAGCGCCACGCGGCGGGCCGGAAACTGTCGGTCAGTGACGTCCGCGA